The genomic DNA CGTGGTGTAGTGCAATTATTTTTGTACGGaagtgcccccccccaaaaaaatgttaagTACGTCATCATTTCTCAATCAAAGTTTGTACTGACAGATGTAGCCTATTGAATATTATtatagaatatgcataaaatgcatcctccaaATGCAACATCTGCCTATGCCGACGCACATATTGTCtcaagaaaatgttatattttgaaTACCCTCAAACATCAAGTTAGGCATACCCAATTTCAAAATAGGCAATCACTGTCAATagtgaatgataattcttcacgTTTTACTGCTGAAATGTCCAAACTGCATCTGCATGCCAATCATTttatctcaatcagtttcatgagaatatgcatttagatcttcttgaaATACTCTTTTCTTGAGCAAATTATAGCAAATGGTGTGCGCTGTTGAGTTTTGGCCGCATTAGAAAAATAAATGCGACTATTCAGCTTCAGCTAACCATCTTAAAATCTTGCTACAAATGGTTAGGTGTTTTTGGTGTAGGCCTAACAGTAACATTATAGGCCTACTATGCTATGCAATTACATTTGGTTCTGTAATGTAAAATTCTAAtgaatcattatgtgatcttgcaaTACTTGATTCAGCTTCAGAAATAATATTTTTACCAGCTCCATGTATtctcaaataaaaaaatgggAGGGagcattgtcacaccctgacctgagagagacggtttgtttctctatgtggttaggtcagggtgtggggtgggcattctatggtgtctatttctttgtgttgagccgagtatggttcctaatcagaggcagctttctatcgttgtctctgattaggaatcatacttaggcagcctttcaccacctgtagttgtgggatcttatttttgtactgcttgttatagcctgcaagacgtgatggTCGTTTGTCATTTGTTTGTTCTTTTGTTgaagtgttctgagttaaaataaattcaagatgaacacgtaccacgctgcaccttggtctactccttttgacgatcgttacagaagatcccaccaccaaaggaccaagcagcgtgggccgaAAGACTGGACCTTGGAAGAagtcctggatggggcaggaccctggacaaggcctggggagtatcgtcgTCGGCAAGAAGAAATAGAGGCAGCAAAAGCGGAATGGCGATACTGGGAACAACAGGCAAggaaacaacggaagcccgagaggcagcacCCAAAaaaacattgggggggggggggcgcacggggagattggcgaagtcggggttgagacctgagccaactccccgtgcttaccatggggagtgagtgaccgagcaagcaccgtgttacagtgcgcactcacagcccggtgcgctcggtgcaagctcctcaccgttgccgtgctagagttggcattcagccaggaaggagtgtgcctgctcagcattcctggtctccggtgcgtttcttcggcccaggttatcctgctcCAGCTCTAtgcacggtaccccccgttcgccagcacagcccagttcgtcctgtgccagcgctccgcccttgccgggctaaaataaccatccagccaggacggggtgtgccagccctaagcttcagacctccagtgcacctccacggcccagtataccctgtgcctgctttGCGCACCAAGTCTCccgtgcgtctccccagtccagtgagaccggttccagctccacgtaggaagcctccagtgatgatccatggcccggagcctgtagtgaagatccatggcacagagcctgcagcgacgctccccagtccggaacctccagcgacgctccccagtccggaacctccagcgacgctccccagtccggagcctccggcaacgctccccagtccggagcctccggcgacgcttcccagcccagggtcttcagcggcggcccgcagcccagagtcttcagtggtggtcggcagttcagagcctccggcgatgatccacggtctggttcctccggtgacacagaagcggggggatcagcgggctgtgtgccccgaaccagagctgccgccaagtatagatgcccacctggaccctcccctgtaggttcaggtttgcggctgggagtccgcacctttggggggggggtactttcacgccctgacctgagagagacggtttgtttctctatgtggttaggtcagggtgtggggtgtctatttctatggtgtctatttctttgtgttgagccgagtatggttcctaatcagaggcagctgtctatcgttgtctctgattaggaatcatacttaggcagcctttccccacctgtagttgtgggatcttatttttgtactgcttgttgtagcctgcaagacgtgatggTCGTTTGTCATTGTTTATTCTTTTGTTGaagtgttctgatttaaaataaattcaagatgaacatcttggtctactccttttgacgatcgttacAAGCATTGCTTCCTTGCTCTCCTGCAGCACTACAGCCCTGATGAAATGTAACTTTAGTTTAAATATTTGTACTGTTTTTGTAAGGGATTATCTCATAGAAAGGCAACATGTCTACATTATTTGACAATGTGACAAGCCTGAGAAACCAAAGAGCACCTTACATATTAACTCTTGTTGCAGTCTTGTAACATATTCTATGCAAGGGACTGTAAACTCAAGCAGGAAAATAAAAagttacagtaggcctatgtattcAAGGGGATCTGTAGGATGATATATTGGTATTTGAAATAATTAAATAAGTGGATATCCTGGTTAAACTCTGCCACTAGAGTTGTAAAGGCGTGTGTGTATTCTGGCATTGTTTCAAGTCAACATGATCTGCTGGGAGTCCCAGAGCTACAAAGGTCAGCCATGGGGTCAAAGGTGAAGAGTGAATGTCAGGTAATGTAGGTAGCCAAAGTAGAATAACATTTTGTTAAAACTCTATATAGAGACATCCCTTTGATTTGAGAAATGAAAGGGCTCTGTTCATATTAAGAGGAAAGGGGTTAGGAACTCTCAATCGAATGGTCTAATTGTTAGATTATAATAATTTTACCTGTCTAGCATTGATATTTGAGtttgatataaaatatattttttaaatccttaTTCACAGATATTCTCTAACATGACCAGATGTTTTTCTATTAGTTCCATTCCACATAATGTAGTGTGAAGATAAGCATGAGACTTGCAATAGAGAGGAGAAAATACTGAAACTCTGACACTGAGTTTATACTTTAAGTGTGTTGGCACACCGGTTCCTCTTTAGCGTGGCTAAAACTATTTCAACACTGGTGAGTCACAATGAGAGGGAGGCAGCTTCCTCTGTGCCAACTGTCCCTGTAAAGAGGACAATTACCCCACTAAGTACCCAGTTGTctacaagtcagttaagaacaaattcttattttcaatgacagtgtcacgtcctgaccatagaaagatatTATTTTCTGTGGTagattaggtcagggtgtgacagggtttGTTTcccctatgttttctatttcgaTGTTtgggttctagttttgtatttctatgttggggttttgtttgggatgatctccaattagaggcagctggtcctcgttgtctctaattggagatcatacttaagtaggggtttttccacctgggttttgtgggtgattatttttgagttgtgtatgtgttcatctctgtatcacgatttgttgttttttcattcagtgtatttatgtattgcataatttcacagtataaataatatgtggaacgacacacactgcactttggtcctctcattcctacgacagacagcctaggaacagtgggataactgccttattcaggggcacaatgacagatttttaccttgtcagctcagggattggatcttgcaacttttcggttactagtccaatgctctaaccactaggctacctgccgccccgtaacACTGCATTGAAAGTGCATATTTCATTCATCATTTTGACTAAATGTATACTTTTAATGTATGTGTGATTCTGAAAATATGAATTTCAATGGTGATAAATGTGTAAATTAACATTTTTGTTCAACTTCAAATTCAACTTCAAATTCACTGTCTCATGTTTTCTTTGACTGTACATGAGCAACGTCATTTGATAATAATACCATAATATCCCTCAGCATGGCACTGGTTATTCTTAGCTCTTCAGCAACACCTCACACCAACCGTCAAACAGACATTTTCGTTGAGAAATCACAGACTAGATATATTAGATTACTGTTTAGTAGACAGTTTCACCCTAAAATAACATCCCAATTCCATTTTAGATACTTTATATACCAGGTTAGCCAAGATGAAATGTAGGCCTAAAGTTTTGTttgctacagtagcctaggtAAATTTAACATAAGAGAAAATGGACAACAGATTGATGGCTTGAGAAGACTGGAGGTTGAGAAATGGCTTTGCCACTGGAATGTGACTTTTACTTTAGTCTACACTTGGATTTCGAGTAAGATGACACTCACATCTTGAGCATCCTTCATTGTCCAATGGTGTCCCCTAcaggaataaaaacataaaacatcaTCATTCTGTTACACCACACTTCATCTTGTATTTTGGTAGTCTTAGTGAAACATTGTTTACTGAATAAAGTGTCAATCAAATATTAGTGTGcagtcataaaaaaatatatagttttaAACACCTCCAAATAACACATTTCCTAATAACCCAACTCTTTTTTCACATCCCTATTTTTAAAACTCCATAGTCAGTTTCCAAGTCATTCTTTGATATGAGTCCCATAGTAGTGAGTCAGAAGGAATAGCTGTTTTGTTTCCGTGTCAAGTGGCTACATGACCTTGAAGCTACTCTTTTCTCTTAGGTCAGCACTGCTAGAGGTCACCGGGtttctgtctgtttgtgtatAAACATCTCTCAGCAAATGGGAGCAGAGCAGGGACTTGTAGTATCATATACCTGCATCATATCTCTGTTTTTAACACATTACAAACCCCACCTCCTTCAACACAACTCTATAAATACTGGTCCCTTTTGTGTGAACCATCTCTGAACTCTTTGGGAATAGCTCTTTGGGAATAGACTCCTCGGGACCTGTCCGTACTCAGCTTGGAGTGTGTGATACTCAGGTTGGCGTGTGTGAGGTCAGGAACAATCAGTGgacagtgtgtgagtgagaaaCTATTCAGTCAAGATGGTTTCCCAGGGGATCCAGATCATGGGCATCATCATGTCGTTGATCGGCTGGTTGATGGTCATCATCGTGTGTGCCCTGCCTATGTGGAAGGTCACAGCCTTCATCGGAGCCAACATCGTCACGGCCCAAACCATCTGGGAGGGAATGTGGATGAACTGTGTTGTGCAGAGCACGGGCCAGATGCAGTGTAAGGTCTACGACTCCATGCTGGCACTACCCCAGGACCTCCAGGCCGCCAGAGCCATGATCATCATCTCCATCCTGACAGGTATCGTCGGCATCTTCCTGTCGATTGCAGGAGGGAAATGCACCAACTGCATAGCAGAGGAGGGATCCAAGTCTAGAGCCTGTATTGTGGCTGGAGTCCTCTACATCATCTCAGGCATCCTCTGCCTCATCCCAGTGTCCTGGTCAGCCAACACCATCATCAGGGATTTCTACAACCCCTTGCTGATCGAGGCACAGAGGAGGGAGCTGGGGGCGTCTCTGTATATAGGTTGGGGTGCTGCAGCACTGCTGCTGATGGGAGGGGGGCTGCTGTGCTGGAACTGTCCCCCCAAGCAGGACCACCACTATCCGGCCAAGTTCTCTCAGGTCAGATCCACCTCCTCCGGACCCATGCAATATGTCTGAGATGTTCATGTCAGTGTCATGTTAAGATCTACTTAATCAAATTGAATTTAAATGAGGACACTAAGGACAGTTCTCATACCAAAAACAGTGAGAGTTTTAAATCACAAAGAACTTGAATGGTGTTGTTGAGTTAAAATAATGTTACGAGTTATGTTATAACTATAATATaagtattttagtttttttttaaaacagctgATATTCTCTACTACTGAAGTACCCTGTTAATATCCTTTAATGTCAAATTAAATCCATGACGTTAGGAATACTGTATATCATGTCTCCATTTTGGTGCTGTCTTAACATTGTTCCTGTGATTAAAACAAGTgtgtcatcattgtaaataaactgtacaatataaatataatacGTCTGTATTATCCATTTATTTATGAAAGCGCAACAATTAATCACTCAAATGTGCTTTCACTGGGTTATCAGTGAGGTGAATTATCTTTCTGTTGCGGTAAAACATTTTATCCAGTATCAGTACAAACGCCCCTATGCTCTGCCCTGTTTGGTGTGTAAACCTTGACCTATTTAGAATAACTATTGAGATGCTTGATAACGATCAGATTCATGTTGACTTGATCatgaaatagaaaaacaagaagaGATGGGGAAAATAAGAATTGTTCTGTttatacaggcagcccaattatgatATATTATATACTTTTGacaaatcacatcagatcttttacagagctgaaaagatttgtcaaaagaccaattagtggaaaaaatatcagaattgctCTGTCTTTGTAAACGCAGCCTCAAAAACATCTGTAGCCTACAGTCATTGTTAGTCCTACTACATTAGGTTTCTGTTAGACCTACTGATTCGTCTATCAcagcaaaatagaaatagaaatagatgCCGTTGCTCATGTACAGTCAAAGAAAACATGAGACAGTGAATTTGAAGTTgaacaaaaatatttatttacaCTTTTATCACCATTGAAATTCATATTTTCAGAATCACACATACATTAAAAGTATACATTTAGTCAAAATGATGAATAAAATATGCACTTTCAATGCAAtgttatggggcggcaggtagcctagtggttagagcgttagactagtaactgaaagttgcaagatcaaatccctgagcagacaaggtaaaaatctgtcattgtgcccctgaacaaggcagttaacccactgttcctaggctgtctgGCACGGCTGTTGTAGGAAtgagaggaccaaagtgcagagtgtgtgtcattccacatattatttatactgtgaaactatgcaatacataaatacactgaatgaaaaaacaacaaactgtgacgcagagatgaacacatacacaactcaaaaataatcacccacaaaacccaggtggaaaaacccctacttaagtatgatcttcaattagagacaatgaggaccagctgcctctaactggagatcatcccaaacaaaaccccaacatagaaatacaaaactagaacccaAACAtcgaaatagaaaacataggaaaaaaaaccctgtcacaccctgacctactctaccacagaaaataacatctttctatggtcaggacgtgacactgtcattgaaaataagaatttgttctttactgacttgtaGATAACTGGGTACTTAGTGGGGTAATTGTCCTCTTTACAGGGACAGTTGGCACAGAGGAAGCTGCCTCCCATGATCATGAGGGGCGCGGTCCCCCAGCCAATGTAGAGCGTGGCCCCCAGCTCCATCTTCTGAGATCTGATCTGCAAGGGGTGGTGATGTTGGCCGACCAGCAAACAGGGATGAGGCACAGGACGCCAGCGATGATGAAGACTACACCCTTGTCAACGCCTATTCCAGATTTGTCCCTCTCGTCCTCCACGCACTTGCCCCCGATCACGGCGAGCAGGATGCCCACCAGGCCCATGGGCATGGTACATGTTAGACCTACTGATTTGTCTATCACAGCAACAGGCCAATCCGCACAGCACCAGACAATTGTTATCAGGTGTGGTTCATCTAGCCCCCTAAGGTGCAGATAAGCGTTCTTCTTTTATAAACTTAACCAATGTTGTCATTTTAACACCATCTAGAAGTAGCCTACTGTACCATGCATTCAGCTTGTTTGCAAATTCTGGGCATTAGCCTCGGCATGATCAGATGGTTTGGAGACATTATCACTTGCGCGCTTCCCATGTGGAAAGTGACCGCGTTCATTGGCAACAACATTGTCACAGCACAGGTAATGTGGACAGGCCTGTGGTTGATGAACATGTATGCATGGTACAGAGTACGGGGCAAATGCAGTGTAAAGTCTACGACTCCATGCTGGCACTACCTCAGGATCTACAGGCGGCCTGCGCCCTAATGGTCATCTGGTCGCTCTCAAAGCCATCCTGCTGTCTATCGTTGGGGGAATGTTCACCAACTGCCTCGAGGACACGCGGTCCACAGTCTCCATAGCATCGGGAGGATTTTCATAGTCTGGGGGTCCACGGGACTCATGCTTCTGGGTGGAGGGATTCTCTGTAGCCAGTGTCCACTAAGCCAGGATCGGGGACACTCCTCCAAATACAATGTGGCAAGATATGTAAAATCCTATTCGGCAAGAGCGGCCTATGTGTGAGCACATGACAATATTTGCTTTGAACATTGACTAGCCTAACAATGTTGCTTTGGGGCTTTtgaactaccgtaaattccggacaataagccgcaacttttttcccaggctttgaacctcgcggctttaacaatgacgcggctaatatatggatttttcccgctttcaattttcttttctccaaaaaaacacattctgtgacgtgctcagttttttggcggcatgaagctttcattagaccaatgaaattgccgaacgggttaaggtcaaacaacttttttgtttactgtttagattaaatcgagcgctctcaaacttcccatcattctgattacgatagtcattttgtcaccctcatcatggcaaagacacagagaaatgcatatgatgcagctttcaagttgaaggcgattaatctggctgttggaaaaggaaacagagctgctgcacgggagcttggtcttaatgagtcgatgataagacgttggaaacagcagcgtgaagaattgactcagtgcaaaaagacaactaaagcttactgctaattttttattttttgttacaagccgtgtttcgttaaagcctatttatttttgttacaagccgtgtttcgttaaagcctgtgtaaagttaatttgtttcaatgtaccggtaggcacctgcggcttatagacatgtgcggcttatttatgttcaaaataatcatttttttaaaattcagtgggtgcggcttatattcaggtgcgcttaatagtccggaaattacggtaacttTTTGTTTTAACTCCAATAATTTAAACACAATTTCTAATAATGTATTCCACCTTTTTAATGAGTGATCCCTTGCACATTGCTGTAACATTTTCAGCTGAAGCAATAGCTATGGGTGTGGAGTGGTTGGACTGTTGTAAGATAAAGGGCTTGTGTAGGATGGGCTACTCCATAGTCTGGACATTTACTTTGAGGCAGTGTGGTAAGATTGACCACGAAGTAGATTAAATCAAATGCCAATAATTCTTTAAATCTCCTCCAGGGTCCACTTAATTATATCATCCATCTCACACACGcaccctccctctcctttacCCCTCCTTGTTAGGGTATGTCAAAGCCTGATATAGATATTTCTAAATACTGTCATGGTTTGGTAGCCTCATACGAGGCTAGTGGTTTGGGGGTCACCATGTTTGAACCATTTCCCCAACACAATGTGTTCAATGTATCTTAAGCATAATCTGAAGGGCTCTTGTGGTTACGTGAGGGCTTTTGGGATGAAGATAAGTTCCGATGTGGTTAGGAAGTGTCACCATTACCCTTTCCCCTAAATTGCAAGTTGTTGACAGTTTCTTGTAACCTGCAGAGTCACTTGTGGAAACAAATGACACATTGACTAACTGGTAGTGGAATGTCACTTTCATAACATGTCCTAACCCTACATCTTttgaaatataaatataaaatccAAATGTTGATACATACAGTGTCGGTAAAACCAACTTTTTATAAAATAAATAGGCCTGCATATGTGgatttatttacattttcaaAGTCACAATGAAGGTCTGGGATTTAGCATTTTGATAGATGGGTAATGCTTTCATGGAAGTGCCAGTTTCAGTGTAGATGGTATCAAGTTGGAAGAAGTGTAATCCCAATAAACTCCAGGTTGCTTTGAACCTGTCGCATATGAAAGAGAGCTTTCTGAAGATGACAGTATTGAGTGAAGGATTGTCACCACTTTGtcagctctgtctgtgtgtcacaAAGTATCTACAGTATGACAGCCTGAGGAAACTGGTCTGTCCGGAACAACTCACCTGGTGGCAGGAAACCACTCCCCCTGCACATTCTTCCTCCTCAGCGGGCTCCAGTTGTTTCTGATCGTCAATCAGACCTCTCACATAGCTCCAGATATCCAGACCTAGGCAGCCAGacttctctttctcccactccggACACAACCTTTGGTCATGGGAAGGATCGGAAAGGAGGTGTTGGGCCAGGTGCTCAGCTTCATCGGCTTCGTGGGGGTGGCAGTGACCACGGGTATCCCCATGTGGAGGGTAACCACTTACATCGGTGCCAACATCGTAACAGGACAGATTGTGTGGGACGGCCTGTGGATGAACTGCGTGATGCAGAGCACAGGACAGATGCAGTGCAAGATAAACGACTCAATAATGAGGCTATCAACAGACCTTCAGGCAGCGAGGGCCCTGGTCATCATCTCCATCATCTTCAACTTTGTCGGCCTGATTGTCACCTTCATCGGGGGCCAGTGCACCAGCACCCTGAAGTCTGAATCCTCCAAGGGTAAAGTGATGATCCTTGGAGGCATCCTGCTGCTCATTGGTGCTCTTCTGGTCCTCATCCCCGTCTGCTGGTCGGCAGCGTTTACCGTCTCAGACTTTAATAACCCTCTGACCATCGAGACCCAGAGGAGGGAGTTAGGAGCCTCCATCTACATCGGCTGGGGCTCCACAGTGCTGCTCCTCATCGGGGGGATCATCCTCTGCACCTCCTGCCCGCCCCAGAAGATGTATGGGTACCCAGGCTATCCTCAAGGAGCGCCCATGTACCCCTATCCAGGCCAACCAATGGTCCAGGCAGGGCCCTATGGGAGAGTTTACACCCCAACCAGCAGACCCTACTCAGGGACAGGTTCATATGCACCAAGCAAGCCATACGCAGCACCAATAGAATACGCTGTACCTGGACGGCCTGGACGGTATCTGTAACAAAGTGAAATGGAAAGAGGGAACGTCTCCCTGAATACTGACTGGTATTTTGGACCTTGACGTTTTCAAGCTATTGTTTTGCTGAGCTTTGCCTCTGCAGAGTTTAATTGCACCACCAAAATGTACTTATATCATGTACTTTTGTCCACATTGATATGTAGATATTGTTATTGATGAGAATAACATGCAATTTATAGACATGAAAATTATTGTGTGAATGATATTCATTATGTTTACGAGTGTTTGCACTTTCACACAAGAGGAAGAATCTGTTCTTTCAAATGTTGACAATGTAAATCCTTATGTCTTAATGCAAACATTACAACAAATTGTTTGATAATGAGAATGGATGTAGCGAAAATGTTAATTTTAGCAGCAACCTGTGTTCTCCCATTGTGCAACCGGTACTGTTGTCTTGTAAATAGCTGGCTGGTCTATGACTTGTGATGTATCTGTACACATGTATCTGTATCTGAAAACAACACATTTTTCTGTAAATATTTTGTGCCTATATTTACCAAATATAAACACACATTTTATTATATAAAATAATATGTGTAGTCTTAATGTGTCTTTGTGGAAAAGTTGGGAAACAACAACTGCGATTTCAAGTGTTCATGAACTATGAGCAATAATCATACCAATAATCAAAGCCTATGCATTTTCTAACTTACGATTCATATTTTAAAAGTTGCATTTTGAATAAAACTCTGCCTTAAAATCATGAATCTAAATATCTAAGTcgttgggggggagggggtagtaagctaacatatggagttggtttaagatggtcataccatggatcatttagttatttgattttgaatttcaggtagaaaaaaaattgaaaaaaaataggATTTGGCCTTTACTACAATAGCGCATAGTAGTGCATTGAATAactcattcataaatggaaaaatacataaggaataaggttttgaagtgtatgtcttatatctaggagatataagaaagctcgggaaatatatacatttttttttttacacatattcaaccccttatttttgttgacacaaaactacctctatacttccattcatttgtatgggttaccatCAGATGCGATCCTGTGACGctagacagaagttggcacatcagtGTTACCGACATCAGACGAGTCCCATGGGGCTTTtaggggtcgtagagcaaaacggagaacaccagcGTGTTCGTGAAAGTCTCATCTTTCtatattagtttgtaggccaaaccgttcagacgctacagacgtttatCTGAGAGGACCAATTTttttctcatggtttgacaaaaaccgctgtagctcggccacttTCCACCGCAGATGAGGAAGGCCGACATAGGAGGATGTAGCGTATTGAGACACAGCCCGTGCAAAAAaaaagatatctctagcttaaactgccGGATTTTGATAGGGtgtgtcaatagactcttaaggattttaAGGGATCAATATCTTTCAGTTACATGATGACGTGTATCTGTGAATCTCCTTTCATTTTGGAGATAGCCTGGTTGCTCAAAAGCTACCTCATATCTCCTCTCTCCAAATACACAAACATCCCACTGGGAACACAATGGTTGAATCTACAtcgtttccacatcatttcactCAAACTACGTTTgatgaaccaacgtggaatagacgttaaaTTG from Salmo trutta chromosome 26, fSalTru1.1, whole genome shotgun sequence includes the following:
- the LOC115163380 gene encoding claudin-4 gives rise to the protein MVSQGIQIMGIIMSLIGWLMVIIVCALPMWKVTAFIGANIVTAQTIWEGMWMNCVVQSTGQMQCKVYDSMLALPQDLQAARAMIIISILTGIVGIFLSIAGGKCTNCIAEEGSKSRACIVAGVLYIISGILCLIPVSWSANTIIRDFYNPLLIEAQRRELGASLYIGWGAAALLLMGGGLLCWNCPPKQDHHYPAKFSQVRSTSSGPMQYV
- the cldnf gene encoding claudin-4, with amino-acid sequence MGRIGKEVLGQVLSFIGFVGVAVTTGIPMWRVTTYIGANIVTGQIVWDGLWMNCVMQSTGQMQCKINDSIMRLSTDLQAARALVIISIIFNFVGLIVTFIGGQCTSTLKSESSKGKVMILGGILLLIGALLVLIPVCWSAAFTVSDFNNPLTIETQRRELGASIYIGWGSTVLLLIGGIILCTSCPPQKMYGYPGYPQGAPMYPYPGQPMVQAGPYGRVYTPTSRPYSGTGSYAPSKPYAAPIEYAVPGRPGRYL